DNA from Petropleomorpha daqingensis:
CGGTGATCCGGCGCGCGAGCAGCGCGATGGCCAGGACGACGAGCACCTGCAGCCCGAACGACGCCCGCCAGCTGATGTAGCTGGTGATCAGGCCGCCGATCAGCGGGCCGGCGGCGGACCCCAGGCCCGCGGCGCCGCTGACCACGCCGAACCACTTGGCGCGGTCCTTCAGATCGGCGAAGAAGACCGTGATCAGGATGTAGATCGGCGGGATGAGCAGCGCCGAGCCGATGCCCTCGAGGAGGGAGTAGCCGATCGTCAGCAGCGCCAGGCCCTGGGAGAGGGCGGCCAGCAGCGCCCCGGTCGCGTAGATCAGCAGGCCGAGGATGAAGCAGAACTTCCGGCCCCAGATGTCGGTGAGCTTGCTGCCCGGGATCATCAGCGCGGCCATCGTCAGCGTGAACAGCGTGATGGTGGTCTGGATCCCCGACACGTCGGTGTCCAGGTCGTCGGCGATCGTGGTGATCGCGACGTTCATGTTCGACGCGGCGTAGCTGGCGATGAACTGGGCGAGGGCGAGCGGCAGGACGACGGCGCCCGCCGTCGTCACTGCCGAGCCGCTGCCGGCGCCGGTCCTGGTCATGGCATCTCCTCCGTTGCACCAGCGGCGCCGGCAGCGGCGTCAGATCAGGGGGTCCGCTGCTCGGGAACGGCGGCCTCGGCCAGCGCCTCGGCGCCGAAGAGCGCGCGCAGGATGTTCCCGGCGGCCGCGGTGATGCGCGGGCTGCCGACCAGCGGGGCGATCGCGACGAGCACCGACTGGGCCATCTCCACGGTCACGCCGGATTCGGCGGCGACGGGGAGGGTGGCCAGGTAGGACGCCGGCGGGGCGTCCAGCGCGACCAGGACGGCGAGGCGCACGAGCACGTACGTCTCGGGGTCGAGGCCGGAGCGCTCGAGCGCGTCGAGGTTCATCGCGAGGACGGTCTCGATGATCGGGGCGTCGCCCTGCGCGATGGGGCCGAGCGCGTTCTCCGGGGCGGTCTGGGTCATGGCTCCTCCTGGGCAGGACATGGGTGGACGGCGTCCAGCCTTCGCAGCCGGACGCCGTCCGTCCTCACCCGCAGGAGACGAGGTGCCCCGCCTATCGCGGCGGACGCCCGTCGAGCGCCGCGTCGAGGGTGAGCGCGGCGTCGATGAGCTGCAGGTGCGTGAAGGCCTGCGGGAAGTTGCCGATCTGCTCACCGGTCAGGGCGATCTCCTCGGAGTACAGCCCGACGTGGTTGCCGTAGGTGAGCATCTTCTCGAAGGCGAGCCGCGCGTCGTCCACCCGGTCGGAGCGGGTGAGCGCGTCGACGTAGGCGAAGCTGCACAGCGAGAACGTCCCCTCCGACCCGCGCAGCCCGTCCGGTGAGGCCTCGGGGTCGTACCGGTAGACCAGGCTGTCGGTCACCAGCTCGCCGTCCATGGCCTGCATGGTCGACAGCCACAGCGGGTCGCGGCCGTCGATCATCCCGACGGTGGGCATCCGCAGCAGCGAGGCGTCCAGGACGTCGGTGTTGTAGTGCTGCACGAACGCGTGCCGGGACTCGTGGAACCCCTGCTCCATCACCTGGCGGTAGATGGCGTCGCGCGCGGCGGTCCAGCGCTCCAGCGGTGCCGGCAGCGCCTTCTCGGTGGCCAGCCGGATGCCCCGGTCGAAGGCGACCCAGCACATGACCCGCCCGTAGGTGAACGGCTGCCGGCCGCCGCGGGTCTCCCAGATGCCCTCCTCGTCCTGGTCCCAGTTGTCGGCCAGCCAGTCCAGGACGTGGCTGACCGCCGTCCAGCCCTGGTTGGCCAGCGGCAGACCGCCCATGACGCCGGCGAAGATGCTGTCCATCGCCTCGCCGTAGATGTCCAGCTGCAGCTGCTCGGCCGCGCCGTTGCCGATCCGCACCGGCGCCGACCCGCGGTAGCCGCGCCAGTGGTCGAGGCTGTCCTCCTTGAGGTCGGAGGAGCCGTCGATCCGGTACATGATGTTCAGCGGCCCGCTGTCGCTGCCCATCCGTTCCCGGATCCGGTCACCGAGCCAGCGCCCGAACTGCGCGGCCTCGTCGTGGAAGCCGAGCCGCATCAGCGCGAAGATCGAGAACGAGGCGTCACGGACCCACGTGTAGCGGTAGTCCCAGTTGCGCTCGCCGCCCACCTGCTCGGGCAGGGCGGCCGTCGGCGCGGCCACGATCCCGCCGGTCGGCGCGTAGGTCATCAGCTTGAGGGTGATCGCCGAGCGCTGGATGTCCTCCCGCCAGCGGCCGCGGTACGTCGACTGGGCGAGCCAGTTCCGCCAGTAGGAGACCGTCTCGTCGAACAGCGCCTTGATGTCGGCCGGCCGGATCTCCCGCGGCGGCCCGTCGGCAGCCGACTCGAGCACCACACCGCGGGTCTGCCCGGCGACGAGGGGCAGCGTGGCGTGCCCGTCGCCGTCCCCGAAGGCCTGGAGGAGGCGCTCGTCGTCGGGCTCCCGGACGACGTGCAGCGTCAGCTTCTGGCCGTTGGCCGCGAAGACCGCGCCGTTCTCGCTCATCTCGAGGTGGTGGGGGTGCCGGCCGTAGTCGAAGCGCGGTTCGACGTCGATCTCGAAGGTCATGCTGCCGCGGACGCACTGGACGATCCGCACGATGCGGTGGTTGTCGGTGGCCGTGGCGCCGGTCGGCGGCATGAAGTCGACGACCTGCCCCATCCCGTCCTCGGTGAAGAAGCGGGTCACGAGGACGGCGGTGTCGGGCAGGTACATCTGCTTGGCGGTGTAGCCGGGATCGGCCGGTCGGATCCGGAAGCGGCCTCCGCGCTCGTCGTCGAGCAGGGCGCCGAAGACGCTGGGGGAGTCGAAACGGGGACAGCAGAACCAGTCGATCGAGCCGTCCGTGGTGACCAGCGCAGCGGTCTGCAGGTCCCCGATGAGCCCGTGTTCGGCGATGGCGGTTTCTTGCCTGACGGTCTGGGTCATCGCCCGACCGTGTTCGCCGCGACCGGGCGTCGCCTCATCCTCCGGGGGTGAGGGGCGGCGAGCCCGACCGCTGCGCCGTCCGCTGCCGGCCGCGGTCGACGGCGGTCAGGAAGAGCCGGAGCACCAGGCCGATGAGGATCAGGTCGCCCACCATCTGCACCGTGACCAGCACCCGTGCCAGCTCGGACGCCGGGGTGATGTCGCCGAAGCCGACCGTGGCGAAGACCGTCACCACGAAGTAGAGGCTGTCGACCTTGCTCAGCGGCTGGGTGAAGGCGTGGGCGTCGCTGCCGGCGAGGACGTAGTACGTCGCGGCGAACAGCAGCAGGAACAACGGCAGGGACAGGGCGATGGACTCGACGGCCCGGACCGCCGGATGGCGGGACTGCAGGATCGAGCGCACCTGCCAGGCCACGAGCAGTCCCACGCCCAGGAAGGCGAGCACGAGCCCACCCAGCGTTCCCGCCGAGAACCCGCGGGAGAGCGGGATCACGAAGTAGAGGGCCAGCAGCCCCACGAACGTGGCCCCGGTCCGCAGGAGAGCCCGCAGCAGGGGGTGCCGGGCACCGCCCGGCTCGGCGGGCAGGAGGTGTCCGCTCACTCCGGGCCCCGCTCAGACATCCGGCGTCGCGGCCACCCGTCCCGCCGCGACGGCCGCCGCCAGTGCTCCGTGGTCGCTGTCGTTGATGTCGGCATAGGCCTCGCCGAAGTCCGCGAGGGCGTGGTCGAACGCGGGGGAGGAGCCCAGGTAGCCCGAGATCGCGAACCGGTCGCCGGAGCGGGCGTGCGCTCGGGCCAGGCACCAGGCGCAGACCTCGCCGTAGGTCTTCAGCCCGTCGGGGCGCAGGTCGGTGATCTCGAGCGAGCCCTTCCAGTCCCGCAGCTGCCGGATGTAGAAGTCGCGTTCCACGCCGTCGA
Protein-coding regions in this window:
- a CDS encoding carboxymuconolactone decarboxylase family protein, yielding MTQTAPENALGPIAQGDAPIIETVLAMNLDALERSGLDPETYVLVRLAVLVALDAPPASYLATLPVAAESGVTVEMAQSVLVAIAPLVGSPRITAAAGNILRALFGAEALAEAAVPEQRTP
- a CDS encoding glycoside hydrolase family 15 protein; translation: MTQTVRQETAIAEHGLIGDLQTAALVTTDGSIDWFCCPRFDSPSVFGALLDDERGGRFRIRPADPGYTAKQMYLPDTAVLVTRFFTEDGMGQVVDFMPPTGATATDNHRIVRIVQCVRGSMTFEIDVEPRFDYGRHPHHLEMSENGAVFAANGQKLTLHVVREPDDERLLQAFGDGDGHATLPLVAGQTRGVVLESAADGPPREIRPADIKALFDETVSYWRNWLAQSTYRGRWREDIQRSAITLKLMTYAPTGGIVAAPTAALPEQVGGERNWDYRYTWVRDASFSIFALMRLGFHDEAAQFGRWLGDRIRERMGSDSGPLNIMYRIDGSSDLKEDSLDHWRGYRGSAPVRIGNGAAEQLQLDIYGEAMDSIFAGVMGGLPLANQGWTAVSHVLDWLADNWDQDEEGIWETRGGRQPFTYGRVMCWVAFDRGIRLATEKALPAPLERWTAARDAIYRQVMEQGFHESRHAFVQHYNTDVLDASLLRMPTVGMIDGRDPLWLSTMQAMDGELVTDSLVYRYDPEASPDGLRGSEGTFSLCSFAYVDALTRSDRVDDARLAFEKMLTYGNHVGLYSEEIALTGEQIGNFPQAFTHLQLIDAALTLDAALDGRPPR
- a CDS encoding potassium channel family protein translates to MSGHLLPAEPGGARHPLLRALLRTGATFVGLLALYFVIPLSRGFSAGTLGGLVLAFLGVGLLVAWQVRSILQSRHPAVRAVESIALSLPLFLLLFAATYYVLAGSDAHAFTQPLSKVDSLYFVVTVFATVGFGDITPASELARVLVTVQMVGDLILIGLVLRLFLTAVDRGRQRTAQRSGSPPLTPGG